A region of the Cupriavidus metallidurans CH34 genome:
CTGGCGCCTCGCGGCGTCGTTCCATGTCGGCAAATAGTCCGGCCACTCAATTACGACGAGGCCATGTGGATGGCCTTCCAAACGGAGAAATCATGACCACGACCGACCTGATCCCCGCCGATGAGAGCAGCCTTGACGCTTCGGTAGCGGCTTCCCCTACCCCGAGCACGCTCGGAACCATCGACAGCACCGGGGACGTCGAGCACGAGCTCAACGAGATGGACGCGTCCGCCGATGCGCTGCGCAATGAGGGGCTGCTCTCGCCGGCCGATCATGAGCAACGCAAGGCTGAGGTCGAGCGAACCCGGAAGCTCTTTCGCGAACTTCAGCCGGAACAGCGCCAGGCAATCATCCGCCGGCGTCGCGAGCTGGGCCTGCAGATCCTGGACCGCGAACTCGCGGGCGCTGCCGTCGTGTCTGTCGCCCTGAAGCTGAATCACACGCGCCTGCGACCCCTGTTCGAACAATGGTGGCCCTACATGAACAGGATGTCGCTGAATCTCCAGCGCTTCGGCCAGAGCACCTTCACGCGAACGGAGTTGTCCACACTGGAGACGTTCCTGGAACGCGAACTGTCGAAGCTCGAGGACTATGTGGACGAGCAGGTGCGAGTGGCCAGCGCATACCGAGAGCAACGCGAAACCGAGATGCGGGGGGCCGGGGATATCGTATTTGTACCTACGATCCAGCGCCCGTCGGTCTCCCTTGAGGTCCAGGCGTACTCCCGGTTCGCGGTGCGGGCGTTGCAGGTGCTGATCAAATTCGACCAGACGATGGACCAGTTCGACTTCATGGTGTGGAACGGCATCCGCGACCAGAGCGACGTCAATGAAGAGGTGTCGCGGTTCTTGCGTAAGTTCCAGCCTTTGGGCCTGCGCAGCTACACGACGCACCTGAAGCTCATGACAACCGTGCGCGGCATCTAGTGCTTCCGGCGCGACTATGGTCGCACCAAGTCCGTCGCCATCCGACATGGTTGGACGTGGTGCCATTAGGTGCCAGATGACGGATCGGAGTTACCCACAGCGTAAGTCGGACATTGTGTCAGCACGTGCCACCAATTGGGGCTAAGTCTTACATGGTGCCTGTTTGCATAACGGCACAAGTCAAGCAACAGGCAGTTGGTGGCACTTCCTCTTCGTTGCTGGCACCAAGTCCGACCAAGTCGGTCAATGACCATCCCAGGCATTCGCCACACCGAGTTATGTCTCTCGCAGAAGTTCTCGAAAAGCTGAATCCGTCCCAGCGGGAAGTCGTTGACTGCCGCGACCATTGCGTGGCCGTCGCTGTGCCTGGTGCAGGGAAGACAGCGACGATTGCCGCCAAAGCCGCGTTGCTTCTGAGCAACCCAGCCCTTACCGTAGGTGCGGTCACTTTTAGCAAGGATGCTGCGATTGAGCTTCGCGATCGGATTCTCAAATTGGCGGGTCCTACGGCAAAAAAGCGGCTGGTCGCAGGCACCTTTCACTCACTCGCATACAAGCAATTGGGCAAGAATGGAGGCAAGTTGAACGACATCGTCACCGACGGTGTCCGCGCAGCGATCGTTGGCCAGATCCTTCAGGAGCGCGGCATCGATTGGAAGGTGGAGGATGCGCTGGCCTCCATAGAACGTTCGAAGCATCATTTGGACGATCCGAAGCCCGGTACTGTAGACGCACAGATCTTCGAGGCATACCAAGCCGCTTTGTCACGAAACGGGAAGATCGACTTTCAGGACATGCTGCGCATGGCGGTGGCCGGCATGCTAACGGGTGGCATCCGGCCCTACTCCGTTCACCACCTGCTGGTCGACGAATATCAAGATTGCGATAGCCTGCAATCGCGGTGGACTTCATTGCATGCGGCGGCCGGCTCTGTTGTGTGTGTCGTCGGGGACGATGATCAAACCATCTTTGGCTTTCGTGACGCCCTCGGCTATCAGGGCATGGAGGCGTTCATCAAGGAGTTTGATGCTCGCGCTATCGTGCTCGGCAAGAACTATCGCTCTCATTCCGAGATTCTGAGTGCCGCTGACAAAATTATCCGTAACAACGCGCAGCGGATTTCGAAGGACCTGTTGGCACATCGGGGCTCCGGCGGCTCAGTCGAATTCAAGAGATTCGACGACGAGTACAAGGAAGCGGTTGCCGTAGTTGAAACGCTGGCGCCGGCGATTCGTGCTGGGAAGACCGCCGCGGTGCTCGCTCGGACTAATCGCATTCTTGATCCCATAGAGGCGGTGTGTAGATCCCATGGAGTGAAGTACTACCGTGCCGCCGGCAAATCGATCCTCGATCGTCCCGAGGCAGCACTGATGGGAGATATGTTGGAGCTTATACAGCGAGCAAAGTTGACTGGTGTCGATGCTCTACTTGGATACTCTGGCATCGGAACCCTTGAGCTTCAACAGCTTCACGCCCAGGAAGCCGCCGAGGGTGAGTTGATCTCTGCCCCGCGCAAAAAGGACCTGGTCGAATCGGGAATATCAGAGGAGACGGCCGAGAAGTACAGGGATTTCTTGAAACGACTCGCCGAATGGCGTGCCCTATACGATCGCGAATTCCATGCGCTGACGTTGGATGGGGTCCGC
Encoded here:
- a CDS encoding ATP-dependent helicase, with the protein product MSLAEVLEKLNPSQREVVDCRDHCVAVAVPGAGKTATIAAKAALLLSNPALTVGAVTFSKDAAIELRDRILKLAGPTAKKRLVAGTFHSLAYKQLGKNGGKLNDIVTDGVRAAIVGQILQERGIDWKVEDALASIERSKHHLDDPKPGTVDAQIFEAYQAALSRNGKIDFQDMLRMAVAGMLTGGIRPYSVHHLLVDEYQDCDSLQSRWTSLHAAAGSVVCVVGDDDQTIFGFRDALGYQGMEAFIKEFDARAIVLGKNYRSHSEILSAADKIIRNNAQRISKDLLAHRGSGGSVEFKRFDDEYKEAVAVVETLAPAIRAGKTAAVLARTNRILDPIEAVCRSHGVKYYRAAGKSILDRPEAALMGDMLELIQRAKLTGVDALLGYSGIGTLELQQLHAQEAAEGELISAPRKKDLVESGISEETAEKYRDFLKRLAEWRALYDREFHALTLDGVREWMLKYVTEDAGKRAINTCYDVLSQLNGPFVARLEYLRRRNNEPAADALVLTTMHASKGREWDSVAIVRAEETIVPDSESPESEERRLFYVAVTRARDCLFISTAKKNPTSRFVLEAGLSLTS